The genome window AGCGGCAcacaaattttaattttttaaaaagaaatttttaaaaactctttttttgggttttattgTGTGGATTATATTAGATAAAGAGATAGATATTTGTTGTCTTATTTGGGTACATCCTGTTTTGTAGTGAGTCACATATTTACTCATTTCTTACCCATTTACATAGGTGGAGCATCAGCTAAATCCCACAgacaactttatttttcatatcCATGTAATATTGTGGGATTTAATTTTACAATACGTATTGAAACCCTCAGTCCAGTCATTGCTGTGTCTCCACACAGTTTCCAAAGTGtgacactttctctctctctcccccccccccccccccccccccccccctttattttttactctTGCAGAAAAAAAGCTCCCAGTTCAGTCCCTGCATTAAGTCAGCCTGTCAGAATGCTTCCCAGGGGGGTTTTGGACTTGAAGTTCGTCCAGACAGTTCCTCTGCTGGTGGCCCCCACTGGAAGAGCAGGGTCACAGTGGACCCGAGTGTCAAAACTTTCACAGAGCCTTCACAGAAATACACGCTCACTTGATTTTAGTGTTTGTCAGTAATGCTATTTTAATAATCTAAGGATAATTTCTTTAAATGCAACAAGAGGGTTTAGAAGGTGTTGCAGACAAACTGTCAGGAagacaatatataaataaaaacattataaattgctcttgtttattgttttttatcttttaaaattgattttaatttagatgCACAACACCTTTGCTTTTGCACAACAATATGGGACTAACCATTCGGTTGGTGGCACTAAAATCTCCAATTTCTAAAGGttcaaatatgaaaatgtttatttgcAATAAGTGAACGGTTTTGCAAGTTGTCATAACAAGCTGATGGAGAGAgttttgtttctccttttttgttgttatctTTCAGCTCGATTGCTAAATTGAATTGTGGTAATTGACTTTTCAATTATCCATTCGACAATTGATCATTTGAACCATGgtagaaatgttgttgtttttttgtttggtgtcAGACCTCTGGAGACTGTCTTTACAAACTACTGAGTCACTGACAAGTTTTTCTAATATTTAGTCTGacatcattgattaaaaaattgTGTGGACAAAATATTAAACTTGTCAGTGCAGTGGCTACAAAGTTGAATTAGCATATCTCtaaaacagtttcaacaaaacCTGAAAATTATAACCTTTATGAGGATTAATTGCAGGACTGGTATATTACACTGCATTGTGTTCAGCTAGGTGTActtaataaactggcaactgagaGTAATATATGCCCACAGCTCCATTGCCAATGTCGTGTAGGCCCATTGCTTTTCCCCCAAATGCATTAGAGCTAGGTTCTTGAATGAAGGCTTGAGTTGAATGCCTGGTTCTTGAAAAGTGATACCTAAAATGGtgaaaatataacattttaattaaataatacgAAATTGTTTTGATGTTAAATAAAGCTCTAAAGACAATTCGGGCTGGCCTAGAAAATGCATGGACACCATGCAATTCCCTGTTATATTGCAATGATATTTGggaaaattgaaaagaaagtgTGAAAAACAGCATGCTGAAATGAACCAATGtctagttttagttttatttgtatttctttcccTACATACACACCTCAAGCTGAcagctctaacacacacactaacaacaTAAACTCGTCTACATGAATCAAAGAACATTGGAATGATCcatgtgtctgtcagtctgtgacCGTTTAGTGACTCGGGGTCGTGGGCGGCGCTGAGCACGCCGGGTGATCTAATTACCTCCACCCCTCCACCAATTAGAGAATTACATCACACCTTTAAATGGACTCGTCCTCTTAATCATTAATGATACGGTGTCATTCCCTTTGACAGCGTCATCGAAGCAACTtgacacatgcagacacagtCCCGAGTTAATCTTAAATTATGTTGAACTACACTGTCGCAATGTTTCGGTCAAAAACGTGAAATATAAATTAGAAAATCAAAATAGGGTAGGCTGTCTTCGTGCAAGTCAGTGGCGCACTAAGGCCCAGCAGGATCCaataaaaccaagtctattagGCCTACTGAAAGAGTGATCCAGTGAGTGGGGTAGATACTGGagctgtgtgtatatgtgttcaGAGATCACCGGTGTTTAGTTTGGTTCTTGTTTAACGCACAGAGGGGAAACGCCCATTCACAGACCTGATAGAAGATCTTCTGGCCTACAGCTTCTGAGGCGTAGTTTTATGGGTGTCAGAGGACATGATCTCTTGTCTGTATGATACACTGACTAATACGAGCTGAAAACGAAAACATAAAATGGAGAATAAACTTCAGATGGGCTACAATTTTTGATCAGTGTCGCGTGCTGTTTTGGTGAATGTAATTGtgcatttaaattgtttttccggtagtattttttgacagtttaatggcgtttttttatttccttaaatTTTCTCTTGGTGTTGTTCCTCCATGCTAGATTTTTTTCGTTGTTGCAATTTTGGCTTTATTTTGTTGTGCACAAAATGGATTGGTCAAAATCAGTTAGGATTATCTTTTTCATGCAACTGGAAATGACATTTTagttaattttaatttgatctTTAATTTAAATGTGGTGTACGCTATCTTGTGTGAGCCTTAAGGGGATGCGCAGTGGAAATTAGCTGTTTTGGAAACATTTATGGCCCCGTAATGATTTTCTGCTGGAGGACAGTTAATAGGCTTGCATTCTTGTCTGTAAACGCCATTGTTATTCTTCACTTATCTTTGCTATCTTAATCTGCTCGCATTGTTAACTTATCTTATTTGAAATGGCTCAATTACAAATCTATGATGTGTcttctttcagtcaaatttccGATTAAGACACTGTAGCctacacagtgtagcctactaaaaaactaataaaacatttaatatcAAAACACAAGCATTTATTTGGTCAAATATTGAGTCCAGTTTTCAGTATTTCCATTCGTTTccaattgtttctttttttagactTATTTTCTTGCCATAATGACATGTTGTCTCTTGTTGTCTAACAAAACTGCATCGAAGACAAATAAAAGTCACTCCAGGCACGATGAATAATTTCAAAGTAggttgaataaataaataacgtaAACTATAATAGAGTATACCTCTGTCCTCACTTAAAACAAAATACCTTCGTAGGCTACGTGTCTGAAAAACGAGTTTAGCCACAGATTGTCAGATCATGTCTAcatggctgttttgtttttgtcctgcGCACAGTGTGAAGGAGGTCGGTTCATTTAGCCTGAGCTGTCATCTCGGCTGACCCGTGAGCAATAACGCAATTCACTGAAGGAAAGTAGCTATATAACCGAGGAGGAGAAGTGATCCTTTACGAGCTGCTCTCTGCTCCCCTCACATACGAGAGGGgctttggagtgtgtgtgtgtgtgtgtgtgtgtgtgtgtgtgtggtgtgtgtgtgtgtggtgtgtgtgtgtgtgtgtgtgtgtgtgtgtgtgtgtgtggagggggggttTAGTTAGTTTGTTGTGGCTTCAGTCAGTGTATCGCTTGCAGGTGATGCCAGGACTAGATAAGAGGTCGCCGATCCCTCCGCGCTGTCTAGACCAGCTTGTGACTCAACCAGAGTAACTGGACTGAGCACAATTTACAGCAGGTTTTTGCCCCCGAGATAGTAAATGACCACTGGCCGATTCCTGCTCCATGACCGAAGGGAGACACGCCGCAGATGGAGGGGGATGATAAGACAGAGCCTCTGGGCTTCAATCCAGGCAGGCCAACTTGATATAGGTTTAACAGGACAAACAACATATTCAGTGCAACTggaatgactttttttcaagcTTCTATATTCCTCAAATCGGCCAAGGCTGTAgaagtttggttttttttgcacGTTTCCCAAATCAGAAATGACTCCTTGTAATGAGAAGGGACGATCTGATGCTGCTTTGGTTCTGGACAGTGAATTTGACTTTGTCACCATATTAAGATCACCGGACAACATAGTGTGCAGTCAATTCGTTTCTcgtcttatttttaaaatgcaagGTGGACAGTTGATGTTAATTCTAGAGCTGCatctttaaagaaattaaattattataaatggATTGAAAACGCAAAAGCGACAAAGTACAAAGATTGGTCATCAGGACACGTTATGtattcatcttgtttttttttaattcttcatcAGTTAATAATCCCTTTACGAATCGCTTTCCtaacaataaataatataacaataatttACTTTTTGTTCGAGAAGCTCAAACAACCTGCCCTTAAgataaaatattttacaacacgAACAATTTGCAGTTTATCATGCTCTGACCTTAAGACAAAGAGTCAACGGGACTCGACAACGCAATAAATGTATCAAAAAATTCTCATGTTGAAGAAACAAGACACAATATGATCACAATGAAATCGCAGAATGTCCATTTGTTTCGACATGGAAATGTTTCCAATTTGTTTTCGAGGGAAGGTTTGCTGTAGTATATCCATCGGGAGGTTTTCTGTACATCTTCTTTCTTCGTATCAAGTCATGCAACAATTGTTCTGCTTAGTTTTTGTCAATGAACGCTCCACAAATAAACTCGGAGTCAATCGGTGCTTTCTTGGTTCCATCCTCCTCCGTgtcatgaaattaaaaaaaaaaaaaacactctcctCTGTAGTTTGGACGATGTGATGAGCTGGTCACATGCAGGGGACCGGGATCATGCTGCAATTGTCTTTGCAGGAGGGGGGGCGACAGGTCTGAGGGGCCCCGTTTCACGTCTCCACCGGGCTGGGTACCATACTGTTGGGGGTGTCCGGTAACTGAGAGGACAAAGAAGTCACGTCGCTGCCGGAGGAGTTTCCGAGAGAGCCCGATTCAGAGAAAGACACCtggacagacagaaacaaagtGCGATCAAAACATGCGAAATGttcaggcttttattttgaaatcttgGTTGAAAAAGGATTATAGTTCagctcggtgtgtgtgtgtgtgtgtgtgtgtgtgtgtgtgtgtatgagcgCGCGCGTGCGCATGTGATGCATGTCTATAGTCACACGTGCAGCAACATTGttaatgtttgtgtgcatgtgtgtgaaaatATTTCTTTGCAAACGTCTTTTTATGCAAAatacatgatagatagatagatagatagatagatagatagtatagatagatagatagatagatagatagatagatagatagatagatagatagatagatagatagatagatagataaatctCAATGAGAAATTGCGTGGGACTATGCCAGTGGCCTACGTTAGGTTCTGATCAGCAGTgcttgcatgtctgtgtgtgcacatcTAACTCAGCCtgtcctgaacacacacacacaccagttgtTGGAAGGCAGGCTGGTCCAGGTCACTCTGCAGGGCGAACTCACTCAGGGCTTTCCATGGAGGCTGGTAGGTCTGAACCTCCACTGGGTTTCCCTGCACAGCACTCTCATGTCGGATAGGACTTCCGGCTACAAGAGGCGTCCCTGTGAGGCCCTGCAGATTCTGACAAAgtcaataaaagaaaacacaacataagcATCATTTGTCTGTGTCCTGCTAGTGAAAAGTACGTTTACGTTTGCATGTGCTATTTATAATAAATCCTGAATTTGGAATAATTAAGACAGCACTTTTCCCCAAAAGGTTTCTTTTTGGTGTGGAGCAAAGATGGAACGATACAGACAGATGATTCTGAAATGTGGACCAAGCCTGTTTGCAGAggatgtttttatctttgaGGTCAAGCAACTTAAGCCAAAGCAATTGATTCATTATTCATTGACCTAAAGTTTGAATACAGGATAGCACTGGAGCCAACTGGAGCGGTTGCTGTGTCTTAGTGTAAGCTAAGTGAAGTATAAAAACTAAAGTTCAGGAAAGGGTTAAAATAATCGGCTGGTAGGAACAGTAGTGGTAGAAAAAAGAAGAGTAGCATACCTGCAACTAGTGATAATTACAACCATATAGAATAATAAAACATGatattttcatttacaaaacAGACATAATTAAGCTATAATTTTATTATGTTCATCTGGCTTGCATATGGCAGTTTTTCACTACACTCTGCATTTAATAAAGATTTTTGCCAGCCTCAAAAAGAAATAAACCTGGGTGAATTGAATTCACATATTGgtcattgttttaaataacaAGCAAACACGTAAATGTCCATGAACAAAcgcaataataaataataaaagtagtAATCAAGTGGTCAAACTTACGAAGATGCTTACAGTCTTATCActgtggtgctgctgctggagctgcttcaTCAGGATGGACTTCTTCTTGTCTTTGCAGCGCTTGTTCTGGAACCAGACCCGGATCACCCTGGGGCTCAGGCCGGTCATCTCCACCAGCTGCTCCTTCATCAGCGCGTCCGGCCTCGGGTTGGCGTTGTAGCAGGTCCGCAACGTGTGGAGCTGCTTCTCGTTCAGCACCGTCCTGACCCGCGTCGTCTTCTCCGACTGCTTGTGTACGTGGTTCCGATGCGGGGCCTGCCGCACCGTGACCGGGTCTGCTGAGGACGGAAGAAGGAAAACGTCCGTCAGAAACACGAAGCACAAAGGCCTCATAAAGCCTGTCATATCTCGATGCATTTACTTAGCAGCCCATTAATCACAATCTGCACTCTTTTGCCTTTTCACCTCCCTTAGATTGTATGGTCTTATTCAATAAATTGTTTCAGCctgacatgatttttttttttgtgatatagAAATATCTGCAACACAGCTTATAACCCAAAGTTCAAGCAAATCAATACAGAGTCTTTAAAGAAGGGGGAAACTATATTTTTGGGAAGTTCCTGGATGATAACAAGACATCCGCGTAGATTTGGGCTGCATCTTTCATGGAAATACATGAACGAAATTCTGGTCTGTAATATACAGAGGTGACAGACGTTTGGGTGAATTTCGATAGCCAAAACTTGTGattacgtgtttttttttttttttaaagttgcgtTTTTTAATTGAGCCACTCACTTCTTGTATTGTTGTCAGTTCTCTGATAGTTAATACGTTTTTAACcacattgttttaaaatgtgaggCTAATCTTATTTTTCAACAAATATATGTAGGCCTGTTATAAActcaatttgatttaaaaagcgCAGTTATGAAATGAAATCCTGCTGGTGTCACCGCTGGAGACCTGTGTCCCTGCACTGAGCTGTGTGAGGTTTTCTGAACTGAGCGCTTTAAAGCAGGACGTTTTTGATCATTattcacacattttctttgttctCTTTCTGTTGGCAGGCGCCCACAGGATGACAACtctaacactcacacacacacacacacacacacacacacacacacacacacatgcacgcacgcacacgcacacgcacaccacacacacacgcacacacaaacacaaacacacacacactacacatatAGAAACACGCACAAAGCCACAGTCAAATACCAGATTATTCAGATAATGGCAACAGAGCAGGTTAGCGCTAATAAGATCAATTATGAAATTAGCCTAAAGAAAGGTTGCAGCACATACTTTACACACGTAcacgtacacgcacacacacacacacacaccacacacacacacacacacacacacacacacacacacacacacacataccaagCCCAACAACCACAATAGAAATTATCTGGATGTTAAAGGACAACAAACAATGCTAATCCTTGATAATcttacattgattttttttttcatttatagtTTTACTAAACTCAAGCAGATACACATTTTCACCATTTCAATTTTTGTGGGTTAATATATGAgaatttatttttcacatttatttcaaC of Etheostoma spectabile isolate EspeVRDwgs_2016 chromosome 1, UIUC_Espe_1.0, whole genome shotgun sequence contains these proteins:
- the isl2b gene encoding insulin gene enhancer protein isl-2b isoform X7 is translated as MRPALVSSGTAKPIAKEIMLFGIKCSKCNLGFSSSDLVMRARDNVYHIECFRCSVCSRQLLPGDEFSLREEELLCRADHSLLLERSSAGSPISPGHIHSNRPLHLAADPVTVRQAPHRNHVHKQSEKTTRVRTVLNEKQLHTLRTCYNANPRPDALMKEQLVEMTGLSPRVIRVWFQNKRCKDKKKSILMKQLQQQHHSDKTVSIFNLQGLTGTPLVAGSPIRHESAVQGNPVEVQTYQPPWKALSEFALQSDLDQPAFQQLVSFSESGSLGNSSGSDVTSLSSQLPDTPNSMVPSPVET
- the isl2b gene encoding insulin gene enhancer protein isl-2b isoform X2, yielding MVDIIFSSSFLGDMGDHSKKKPGFAMCVGCGSQIHDQYILRVSPDLEWHAACLKCAECSQYLDETCTCFVRDGKTYCKRDYVRLFGIKCSKCNLGFSSSDLVMRARDNVYHIECFRCSVCSRQLLPGDEFSLREEELLCRADHSLLLERSSAGSPISPGHIHSNRPLHLADPVTVRQAPHRNHVHKQSEKTTRVRTVLNEKQLHTLRTCYNANPRPDALMKEQLVEMTGLSPRVIRVWFQNKRCKDKKKSILMKQLQQQHHSDKTVSIFNLQGLTGTPLVAGSPIRHESAVQGNPVEVQTYQPPWKALSEFALQSDLDQPAFQQLVSFSESGSLGNSSGSDVTSLSSQLPDTPNSMVPSPVET
- the isl2b gene encoding insulin gene enhancer protein isl-2b isoform X4; protein product: MVDIIFSSSFLGDMGDHSKKKPGFAMCVGCGSQIHDQYILRVSPDLEWHAACLKCAECSQYLDETCTCFVRDGKTYCKRDYVRLFGIKCSKCNLGFSSSDLVMRARDNVYHIECFRCSVCSRQLLPGDEFSLREEELLCRADHSLLLERSSAGSPISPGHIHSNRPLHLADPVTVRQAPHRNHVHKQSEKTTRVRTVLNEKQLHTLRTCYNANPRPDALMKEQLVEMTGLSPRVIRVWFQNKRCKDKKKSILMKQLQQQHHSDKTNLQGLTGTPLVAGSPIRHESAVQGNPVEVQTYQPPWKALSEFALQSDLDQPAFQQLVSFSESGSLGNSSGSDVTSLSSQLPDTPNSMVPSPVET
- the isl2b gene encoding insulin gene enhancer protein isl-2b isoform X3, which codes for MVDIIFSSSFLGDMGDHSKKKPGFAMCVGCGSQIHDQYILRVSPDLEWHAACLKCAECSQYLDETCTCFVRDGKTYCKRDYVRLFGIKCSKCNLGFSSSDLVMRARDNVYHIECFRCSVCSRQLLPGDEFSLREEELLCRADHSLLLERSSAGSPISPGHIHSNRPLHLAADPVTVRQAPHRNHVHKQSEKTTRVRTVLNEKQLHTLRTCYNANPRPDALMKEQLVEMTGLSPRVIRVWFQNKRCKDKKKSILMKQLQQQHHSDKTNLQGLTGTPLVAGSPIRHESAVQGNPVEVQTYQPPWKALSEFALQSDLDQPAFQQLVSFSESGSLGNSSGSDVTSLSSQLPDTPNSMVPSPVET
- the isl2b gene encoding insulin gene enhancer protein isl-2b isoform X1 produces the protein MVDIIFSSSFLGDMGDHSKKKPGFAMCVGCGSQIHDQYILRVSPDLEWHAACLKCAECSQYLDETCTCFVRDGKTYCKRDYVRLFGIKCSKCNLGFSSSDLVMRARDNVYHIECFRCSVCSRQLLPGDEFSLREEELLCRADHSLLLERSSAGSPISPGHIHSNRPLHLAADPVTVRQAPHRNHVHKQSEKTTRVRTVLNEKQLHTLRTCYNANPRPDALMKEQLVEMTGLSPRVIRVWFQNKRCKDKKKSILMKQLQQQHHSDKTVSIFNLQGLTGTPLVAGSPIRHESAVQGNPVEVQTYQPPWKALSEFALQSDLDQPAFQQLVSFSESGSLGNSSGSDVTSLSSQLPDTPNSMVPSPVET